One genomic segment of Amycolatopsis sp. WQ 127309 includes these proteins:
- the metK gene encoding methionine adenosyltransferase, whose translation MSGSRLFTSESVTEGHPDKICDAISDSILDGLLSKDPRSRVAVETLITTGQVQVAGEVTTEAYADIPTIVRDVILRIGYDSSAKGFDGNSCGVNVAIGSQSADIAQGVDTAYESRVESDEDEINRQGAGDQGLMFGYACSDTPELMPLPIALAHRLSRRLTAVRNDGVLPYLRPDGKTQVTIEYAGDRPVRLDTVVVSSQHADGIDLDRMLGVDVKDHVVEPELAGLGIDTSGARLLVNPTGRFVIGGPMGDAGLTGRKIIVDTYGGMARHGGGAFSGKDPSKVDRSAAYAMRWVAKNVVAAGLATRTEVQVAYAIGKAAPVGLFVETFGTETVDPSKIQQAITEVFDLRPAAIIRDLDLLRPIYAPTAAYGHFGRPELDLPWENTARAADLKAATGA comes from the coding sequence ATGTCCGGCAGCAGGTTGTTCACCTCGGAGTCGGTGACCGAAGGGCACCCCGACAAGATTTGCGACGCCATCAGCGACTCGATCCTGGACGGGCTGCTGTCGAAGGACCCGCGCAGCCGCGTGGCGGTCGAGACCCTGATCACCACCGGGCAGGTTCAAGTCGCCGGTGAGGTGACGACCGAGGCCTACGCCGACATCCCGACGATCGTGCGGGATGTGATCCTGCGGATCGGGTACGACTCGTCGGCGAAGGGGTTCGACGGCAATTCGTGTGGCGTCAACGTGGCGATCGGGTCGCAGTCGGCCGACATCGCCCAGGGCGTCGACACCGCGTACGAGTCGCGGGTCGAGTCGGATGAGGACGAGATCAACCGCCAGGGTGCGGGTGACCAGGGCCTGATGTTCGGGTACGCCTGCTCCGACACGCCCGAGCTGATGCCCTTGCCGATCGCGCTCGCCCACCGGCTTTCCCGTCGCCTGACCGCGGTCCGGAACGACGGCGTGCTGCCCTACCTGCGCCCCGACGGCAAGACGCAGGTGACCATCGAGTACGCGGGCGACCGGCCCGTCCGGCTGGACACGGTCGTGGTCTCGTCGCAGCACGCGGACGGCATCGACCTCGACCGCATGCTGGGCGTCGACGTGAAGGACCACGTCGTCGAGCCGGAGCTGGCGGGCCTCGGGATCGACACGTCCGGCGCGCGGCTGCTGGTCAACCCCACGGGCCGGTTCGTGATCGGCGGCCCGATGGGTGACGCGGGGCTGACCGGCCGGAAGATCATCGTCGACACCTACGGCGGCATGGCCCGCCACGGTGGTGGCGCGTTCTCGGGCAAGGACCCGTCCAAAGTGGACCGTTCGGCGGCGTATGCGATGCGGTGGGTGGCGAAGAACGTCGTCGCGGCCGGGTTGGCGACGCGGACCGAGGTGCAGGTCGCGTACGCGATCGGCAAGGCGGCGCCGGTGGGCTTGTTCGTGGAGACGTTCGGGACGGAGACGGTGGACCCGTCGAAGATCCAGCAGGCCATCACCGAGGTTTTCGACCTGCGGCCGGCCGCGATCATCCGTGATCTGGACCTGCTGCGCCCGATCTACGCCCCGACCGCCGCGTACGGCCACTTCGGCCGCCCCGAGCTGGACCTCCCGTGGGAGAACACCGCCCGCGCCGCGGACCTGAAGGCCGCCACCGGCGCCTGA
- a CDS encoding GNAT family N-acetyltransferase, with protein MTENARLEPLEPWQAEEFAGHLERAREHIRPWVGPAFVTDDVEGARATLRRYAERQATGGGRLLGIRLDGRLVGGVMFVEFDAGVGSCEIGCWLEPGAEGHGLVTRACEVLLGWAFTTRGLHRAEWRCRADNVRSSAVAERLGMVREGVLREYWPYDGARYDKEIWAILASDWANRTS; from the coding sequence TTGACGGAAAACGCCCGGCTCGAGCCGTTGGAGCCGTGGCAGGCCGAGGAGTTCGCCGGGCACCTCGAGCGGGCGCGCGAGCACATCCGGCCGTGGGTCGGGCCGGCGTTCGTCACCGACGACGTCGAGGGCGCGCGGGCGACCCTGCGCCGGTACGCCGAGCGCCAGGCCACCGGCGGCGGCCGGCTCCTCGGGATCCGGCTCGACGGCCGGCTGGTCGGTGGCGTGATGTTCGTGGAGTTCGACGCGGGCGTGGGCTCGTGCGAGATCGGCTGCTGGCTGGAACCGGGCGCCGAGGGCCACGGCCTGGTGACGCGGGCGTGCGAGGTCCTGCTCGGCTGGGCGTTCACCACCCGCGGCCTGCACCGCGCGGAGTGGCGTTGCCGCGCGGACAACGTCCGCAGCTCGGCGGTGGCCGAACGCCTCGGCATGGTCCGCGAAGGCGTCCTGCGCGAGTACTGGCCGTACGACGGCGCCCGCTACGACAAGGAAATCTGGGCCATCCTCGCCTCGGACTGGGCCAACCGAACGTCGTGA
- a CDS encoding SDR family oxidoreductase, with protein MSHPSQTAVATGAGRGFGRAIATALVADGHTVVGIARGEADLDAARDELGERFVPVAADATDDTLARDVIHEHRPALLVLNAGAVPPMAPIHEQTWETFSRNWPDAGDSGRRSAEDIAREDGREAAGHKGAAQRPFGTVD; from the coding sequence ATGTCCCACCCCAGCCAGACCGCCGTCGCCACCGGAGCCGGCCGCGGCTTCGGACGCGCGATCGCCACCGCGCTCGTCGCCGACGGCCACACCGTCGTCGGCATCGCGCGCGGCGAAGCCGACCTCGACGCGGCCCGGGACGAGCTCGGCGAGCGCTTCGTGCCCGTCGCCGCCGACGCGACCGACGACACGCTCGCGCGAGACGTCATCCACGAGCACCGACCGGCGCTGCTCGTGCTCAACGCCGGGGCCGTGCCGCCCATGGCGCCGATCCACGAACAGACCTGGGAGACCTTCAGCCGCAACTGGCCGGACGCGGGTGACAGCGGCCGCCGCAGCGCGGAGGACATCGCGCGCGAGGACGGCCGGGAAGCCGCGGGCCACAAGGGTGCCGCCCAGCGGCCCTTCGGCACGGTGGACTGA
- a CDS encoding TetR/AcrR family transcriptional regulator, which produces MPRPRGDHEARRRDVSEAVWRVLTAHGFGGLTMRAVAAELGATTGLLTHYFSGKQELLAHALDLLDERTSTRARRTTGPGLAAVRARLLDILPLTADATTGNRIWVSSWDTALADPALSVAYARKYGESRDRLRDLVVEAQHLGELRPGDPERIAASALAFTLGLVVQALFDPLAFPPDRQADLLDDHLAPLVDPHFPANG; this is translated from the coding sequence GTGCCGCGCCCCAGGGGAGACCACGAAGCCCGCCGCCGCGACGTCTCCGAAGCGGTCTGGCGCGTCCTGACCGCGCACGGGTTCGGCGGCCTGACGATGCGCGCCGTCGCGGCCGAGCTGGGCGCCACCACCGGCCTGCTCACCCACTACTTCAGCGGCAAACAGGAGCTGCTGGCGCACGCGCTCGACCTGCTGGACGAGCGCACGAGCACCCGCGCCCGCCGGACCACCGGCCCGGGCCTCGCCGCGGTGCGCGCGAGGCTCCTGGACATCCTGCCGCTGACCGCCGACGCGACCACGGGCAACCGGATCTGGGTGTCCTCCTGGGACACCGCACTGGCCGACCCGGCGCTGAGCGTCGCGTACGCACGGAAGTACGGCGAGAGCCGCGACCGGCTGCGCGACCTCGTCGTCGAGGCACAACACCTAGGCGAGCTGCGCCCGGGAGACCCCGAGCGCATCGCCGCGAGCGCGCTCGCGTTCACGCTCGGGCTGGTCGTCCAAGCGCTGTTCGACCCGCTCGCGTTCCCGCCGGACCGGCAGGCCGACCTGCTCGACGACCACCTCGCGCCCCTGGTGGACCCGCATTTCCCGGCGAACGGGTGA
- a CDS encoding amidohydrolase family protein has product MTSSLLLRNARLLDPLTGEYTEGDLRCADGRIAEAGPGPAAAADVRTLDLRGAVVLPGLIDAHVHVAASTADLGSLPAQSPAYAAAQAARIMSAMLDRGFTTVRDVAGADYGLADAQAEGLFRGPRLLFCGKALSQTGGHGDSRTRGTHVRDDHPCCAGLNRIADGVDAVRAAARDELRKGAHHLKVMASGGVASPTDRIDSTQYSADELRAIVEEAEAANRYVAAHAYTARAVNRALELGVRSIEHGNLLDDRSVELFVERDAYLVPTLVTYWALKEEGREHGLPESSWRKVDEVLDAGLAALDRAARGGVKLVYGTDLLGGMHRHQNHEFRLRAEVQSPLEVIRAATSTAADLLNLTGEIGTLAIGAHADLVVVDGDPLADIGVLTRPFRHVVQGGEVVA; this is encoded by the coding sequence GTGACCTCTTCGCTGCTCCTGCGCAACGCCCGCCTGCTCGACCCGCTGACGGGGGAGTACACCGAAGGGGACCTGCGGTGCGCCGACGGCCGGATCGCCGAGGCCGGGCCGGGGCCGGCCGCCGCCGCCGACGTGCGGACGCTCGACCTGCGCGGTGCCGTCGTGCTGCCCGGGCTGATCGACGCGCACGTGCACGTCGCCGCGTCGACCGCGGACCTCGGCTCGCTGCCGGCGCAGTCACCGGCCTACGCGGCCGCTCAGGCCGCGCGCATCATGAGCGCGATGCTCGACCGCGGTTTCACCACGGTCCGCGACGTCGCGGGCGCCGACTACGGCCTCGCCGACGCGCAGGCCGAGGGGCTGTTCCGCGGCCCGCGGCTGCTGTTCTGCGGCAAGGCGCTGAGCCAGACCGGCGGGCACGGCGACAGCCGCACCCGCGGCACCCACGTCCGGGACGACCACCCGTGCTGCGCGGGCCTCAACCGGATCGCCGACGGCGTCGACGCGGTCCGCGCCGCGGCGCGCGACGAGCTGCGCAAGGGCGCCCACCACCTCAAGGTGATGGCCTCGGGCGGCGTCGCGTCCCCGACCGACCGGATCGACTCGACGCAGTATTCGGCCGACGAGCTGCGCGCGATCGTCGAGGAGGCGGAGGCGGCGAACCGGTACGTCGCCGCGCACGCGTACACCGCCCGCGCCGTCAACCGGGCGCTGGAGCTGGGCGTCCGGTCGATCGAACACGGCAACCTCCTCGACGACCGCAGTGTCGAGCTGTTCGTCGAGCGGGACGCGTACCTGGTGCCGACGCTCGTGACGTACTGGGCGCTGAAAGAGGAAGGCCGCGAGCACGGCCTGCCGGAATCGAGCTGGCGCAAGGTGGACGAGGTCCTCGACGCGGGCCTCGCCGCCCTGGACCGCGCGGCCCGCGGCGGCGTCAAGCTGGTCTACGGCACGGATCTCCTGGGCGGCATGCACCGCCACCAGAACCACGAGTTCCGCCTGCGAGCCGAAGTCCAGTCACCCCTGGAGGTGATCCGCGCGGCGACGTCCACGGCGGCGGACCTGCTGAACCTGACGGGCGAGATCGGCACCCTCGCCATCGGCGCGCACGCGGACCTCGTGGTGGTGGACGGCGACCCGCTCGCCGACATCGGGGTGCTGACCCGGCCGTTCCGGCACGTGGTGCAGGGCGGGGAAGTGGTGGCCTAG